The genomic window CGCGGACCGAGGGCAGGCTGCCGTCCTAGCGGTCGATCGGGATGCGCACCGCGTCGCGGATGAAGGCGTGGGTCATGCGCAACTTCTTCTGTGGATTACCGGGCGAAGACAAGCGCCGGCGGGTTGTTGCGCCTTGCGCCCGCCACTACCTTCCAGCCGAATCGAAGGGGCCTTCGCCCCGCATCCCGTCAGGCGGAAATCACCCATGCGTCACGTTCAGCTGCTCATCCTCGGCTCGGGCCCGGCCGGCTACACCGCCGCCGTCTATGCCGCGCGCGCCAATCTCAAGCCGGTGCTGGTCGCCGGCATCGCCCATGGCGGCCAGCTGATGACGACCACCGATGTCGACAATTGGCCGGCGGACGCGATGGGCGTGCAGGGACCGGAGCTGATGCAGCGGTTCCAGCAGCATGCCGAGCGCTTCGGCACCGAGATGATCTATGATCATATCCATACCGCCAGGCTCGGCCAGCGCCCGTTCGTGCTGGAGGGGGATGCCGACACCTACACCTGCGACGCGCTGATCATCTGCACTGGCGCATCGGCGATGTATCTCGGGCTCGACAGCGAGCAGAGCTTCATGGGCAAGGGCGTCTCCGCCTGCGCGACCTGCGACGGCTTCTTCTATCGGGGCAAGCCGGTGGCGGTGGTCGGCGGCGGCAATACCGCGCTGGAGGAAGCGCTCTACCTTTCCAACATCGCCAGCCATGTGACGATGGTCCACCGCCGCGACAAGTTCCGCGGCGAGAAGATCCTGCAGGACAAGGTCGCCGAGAAGGTCAAGGCCGGCAAGATCACGATCCGCTGGAACACCACGCTCGACGAGGTGCTGGGCGATGCCAGTGGCGTCACCGGCATGCGGCTGAAGAGCGTCGAGACCGGCGCGACCGACGATGTCGCGCTGCATGGCGTGTTCATCGCCATCGGCCACAAGCCGAACACCGATCTGTTCGTGGGCCAGCTCGACATGGAGCATGGCTATATCGTCACCCATGGCGGGCGCGGGCATCAGCAGACCGAGACCAGCATCACCGGCGTGTTCGCGGCGGGCGATGTCCAGGACCAGATCTACCGCCAGGCGGTGACCAGCGCGGCGACCGGATGCCAGGCGGCGCTCGACGCCGAACGCTATCTCGACGGTCTCGACGCGATGGCCTGAGCCGCTATGCTCCCCGGATTGATGGGTCGGGGGGGCACATGGATAGCGACAAGACCAGCCTGCTGGCCAATGTTCTGGAAACCCGTTTCGAGCTGCGCGCGCGCGGCAGCGATGTCCGCACCGAGATATTGGCGGGCGTCACCACCTTCCTGACGATGGCCTACATCATCATCGTCAACCCGGCGATCCTGGGGCAGGCGGGCATGCCGGTCGCGGCGGTGGCGGCGGCGACCTGCCTCGCCGCCGGGTTCGCCAGCATCCTGATGGGGCTGACCGCGAACATGCCGCTGGCGCTGGCGCCGGGCATGGGACTCAACGCCTATTTCAGCTTCACCGTGGTGCAGGCGATGGGCGTGCCGTGGCCGGTTGCGCTGGGCTGCGTGTTCATCTCGGGGGTGGCGTTCCTGTTGCTGACGCTGGTGGGCGTGCGGCAATTGATCATCGCCGCGATCCCGACGCATCTGTTCGCCGCGGTGGCGGGCGGGATCGGGCTGTTCATCGGCTTTATCGGGCTGAAGAATGCGGGAATCGTCGTGTCGAGCCCGGCGACTTCGGTGGCGCTGGGCGATCTGCATGCGCCCGGTGCGGCTTTGGCCTTGTTCGGGCTGGCGCTGGTCGCGGCGCTGAGCGCATGGAAGGTGCGCGGGGCGATATTGATCGCGATCGTCGTGACCACCCTGGCGGGATGGATGTTCGGGCAGGTGGCGTTCAAGCCTGAACCCTATGATCTGGGCGCGATCGGCCAGACCTTCGGGCAAATCGACCTGGTCGGCGTGTTCGGTCTTTCGGGGAGCCATGGGCTGGGGTTGTTCGAGATATTGTTCGTGTTCCTGTTCGTCGATCTGTTCGACAATATCGGCACCTTGGTGGGCGTCACGCGGCGCGCCGGATTGATCGGCGAGGACGGCAAGATTCCCAAGCTCAACCGCATCCTCTTCACCGATTCGATCGCGACGATGTTCGGCAGCCTTGCCGGGACCAGCACGGTCACCTCCTATGTCGAGAGCGCATCGGGCGTGCAGGCGGGCGGGCGCACCGGGCTGACCGCCATCGTGACGGGCGTGCTGTTCCTGGCGGCGATGCTGGTGGCGCCATACGCCCAGCTGGTGCCGCTGGCCGCGACCGCGCCGGCGCTGATCCTGGTCGGCGCGCTGATGATGGCGCCGCTGGTGGATATCGACTGGGACGTGCCCGAAATCGCGATTCCCGCCTTCCTGACCGTGGCAATGATTCCGCTGACCTTCTCGATCGCCAACGGTCTCGCCTTCGGCATCACCGCGCATGCCGCGCTCAAGCTGCTCAAGGGCCGGATCACCCGGACCGACTGGCTGCTGCTGGCGCTGGCCCTGCTGTTCGTCGCGCGCTTCGCCTGGCTGGCGGCGGGGTGAGCCCGCGCACCGCGATCCTCACCGCCTTCCCGCCCGAATGGGACGCGCTGGCGCACCGGATCGGGCAGCCCGAAACCACGGCGATCAACGGCATGCCGCTGGTGCTCGGCTGGCTCGCGGACAAGCCGGTGGCGCTGATGCTGAGCGGCATTTCGATGGTCAACGCGGCGATGAACACCCAGGCGCTGCTGGAGCGGCACGCAATCTCCGCGATCGTCTTTTCGGGAATCGCCGGTGGCGTCGATCCGGCACTCAGGGTCGGCGATGTCAGCGTGCCGGAGCGCTGGGGGCAGAATATGGAGGTCGCGTTCGCGCGGGAAATCCCCGGCGGGTATGCGCCGCCGACGGGCATTCCCGGCGGGACCGATCTGCCGGGGCACGGCGCCTGGTTTCCGCGCGACGTGGTGATTGGCAGGGTGGACGAGGCGGTGGCCGAGCGGCGCTGGTTTCCGGTCGATGCCGCGATGCTGGCGGTGGCGAAAAGGCTTGAGGTGGTGCTGGAGCGGTGCCTGTCGGTTGATCATTGCCTCGATCACACGCCGCAGCTGATCGTCGGCGGCACCGGCATGAGCGGATCGGCATTCGTCGATAACGCCGCCTATCGCGACTATCTGGCCGCCACCTTCGGCGCGCGCGTCGTCGATATGGAGAGCGCGGCGGTGGCGCAGGTGGCCTGGGCCAATCGCGTGCCCTTCCTCGCCTTTCGCAGCGTTTCCGATCTGGCGGGCGGCGATGCCGGGCCGAACGAGATGCTGACCTTCATGGGGCTGGCTGCGGGCAATGCGGCGGCGGTGGTGACGGCGTTCGTCGCGGCGCTGCCGGACTAAGGGTGCCATGTTCCCCTGCGAAAGCAGGGGTCCAGGATCACAAAGGATTCGCTTGAGACCCTGGGCTCCTGATTTCGCAGGAGAGCCATTGGTTCTAGAGGATCACGCGGATCTGGTCGGCGGGGGCGAGTTCGACTTCCTCGCAATTGTCGCCGGGGCCGGAGCGGTCGATGACAAGGAAATCGCTTTCCTCCAGCACCAGCAGGAAATGGTGCCACGTGCCTTTGCTATATTGCACGCCCTGATGCGGCTCCGCCTGAAACACGCGGATGCTGGCGGGATTGAGATGGCCGGGAGGCGCGACGGCGACCAGATAGGGCTTGCCGCTGAGTGGCACGAACGCTTGGCTGCCGAGCGGGTGTCGCTCGAAGGTCTTGAGTTCGAGCGCGGCGAGCGGCCTGGCGCGGAAAATGCTGATCGCGGCCGTTCCGCCGCCATCGTTTACGTCGGTCTCGGCGAGACAGTCGTAGCGGATCGCATGGCCCTGGTTGATCTCGATGCGCGTCGCCGCATCCGATGCCTCGATCACATGACCGAACGGCGCGAACGCCTCGGCGGTCAGCGGTTCGGGCTTCAGCGTGCGCATCGTCGCATCGCATTTGCGGGCTTGTGCG from Sphingomonas sp. includes these protein-coding regions:
- the trxB gene encoding thioredoxin-disulfide reductase; this encodes MRHVQLLILGSGPAGYTAAVYAARANLKPVLVAGIAHGGQLMTTTDVDNWPADAMGVQGPELMQRFQQHAERFGTEMIYDHIHTARLGQRPFVLEGDADTYTCDALIICTGASAMYLGLDSEQSFMGKGVSACATCDGFFYRGKPVAVVGGGNTALEEALYLSNIASHVTMVHRRDKFRGEKILQDKVAEKVKAGKITIRWNTTLDEVLGDASGVTGMRLKSVETGATDDVALHGVFIAIGHKPNTDLFVGQLDMEHGYIVTHGGRGHQQTETSITGVFAAGDVQDQIYRQAVTSAATGCQAALDAERYLDGLDAMA
- a CDS encoding NCS2 family permease, which translates into the protein MDSDKTSLLANVLETRFELRARGSDVRTEILAGVTTFLTMAYIIIVNPAILGQAGMPVAAVAAATCLAAGFASILMGLTANMPLALAPGMGLNAYFSFTVVQAMGVPWPVALGCVFISGVAFLLLTLVGVRQLIIAAIPTHLFAAVAGGIGLFIGFIGLKNAGIVVSSPATSVALGDLHAPGAALALFGLALVAALSAWKVRGAILIAIVVTTLAGWMFGQVAFKPEPYDLGAIGQTFGQIDLVGVFGLSGSHGLGLFEILFVFLFVDLFDNIGTLVGVTRRAGLIGEDGKIPKLNRILFTDSIATMFGSLAGTSTVTSYVESASGVQAGGRTGLTAIVTGVLFLAAMLVAPYAQLVPLAATAPALILVGALMMAPLVDIDWDVPEIAIPAFLTVAMIPLTFSIANGLAFGITAHAALKLLKGRITRTDWLLLALALLFVARFAWLAAG
- a CDS encoding 5'-methylthioadenosine/S-adenosylhomocysteine nucleosidase, giving the protein MSPRTAILTAFPPEWDALAHRIGQPETTAINGMPLVLGWLADKPVALMLSGISMVNAAMNTQALLERHAISAIVFSGIAGGVDPALRVGDVSVPERWGQNMEVAFAREIPGGYAPPTGIPGGTDLPGHGAWFPRDVVIGRVDEAVAERRWFPVDAAMLAVAKRLEVVLERCLSVDHCLDHTPQLIVGGTGMSGSAFVDNAAYRDYLAATFGARVVDMESAAVAQVAWANRVPFLAFRSVSDLAGGDAGPNEMLTFMGLAAGNAAAVVTAFVAALPD
- a CDS encoding ureidoglycolate lyase → MRTLKPEPLTAEAFAPFGHVIEASDAATRIEINQGHAIRYDCLAETDVNDGGGTAAISIFRARPLAALELKTFERHPLGSQAFVPLSGKPYLVAVAPPGHLNPASIRVFQAEPHQGVQYSKGTWHHFLLVLEESDFLVIDRSGPGDNCEEVELAPADQIRVIL